GTCGAGCCGTTCCTGCAGGGGCTGAGCCCGGAGGCGCTCGACGGGCTCATCAAGCTCTCGCTCGTGGGCGCCGTCGACATCTCGGTGGCGCACCGCCTCGTCGCCTGGGACGCGCTGGAGGAGCTGGACGAGCGCGGGCTGCTCACCTTCGTCTCGGCCGCCGGCACGGTCTCGGTGGGCGTGTACCCGCCGCTCGTGGCGGACTTCGTGCGCCGCGAGCGCATCGGCGCGCGTCGCCTGCGCCTGGTCGGCGAGATCGCCGAGGCGCTCGGGCAGCAGCAGGACGGCTCGCCCTGGACGATCTCCGCGGATCAACGCGGCATCGGGATCGCCGATCTCGGCCCGGTCTCCGGCGACGACGAGAGCCGGCGGCTGGCGGACGCCGTGCTGAACCGCGTGATGGCGGAGCGGCAGTCGTCGCAGGTGCTCGTGCGCCGCGCCGAGTGGGAGCAGCACCGCGACGCGCGCACCGCCGTCGCCTACGCGCGGGCGCTGTCGTACCGCGGCGCCGACCTCGCCGAGCTCGATCGGATCCTCGACCCGGCCACGCCGGGCGACGTGCGTGACCGGGCGACGTTGGCCGCGTGGCGCGCCTTCGTCGCCGCGTTCGGCGCGCACGACCTCGACGACGCGCTGGCGCAACTGGATCGCGACGACCTCGCGCCGTGGGACGGCCTGCTCGCCGCGGTGGGTCGTCACGTCCGGCTGTTCCTGGATCGCGTGCCCGACGACACGAGCGATCCGCTCCCGGACGATCCGTTCCTCGCCGACGCGCACCGGCTGACCCGCGGGGAGACGCTGCTGGCGCTGGGCCGCCCCCGCGAGGCACTGTCCGATCTCGACGCGGTCGGCCGCGAGGGCATCCTCGCCCCCAGCGCGCGCGTGGGCCGGGGCCTCGCGCTCGTGCTCGCCGGCGACCTCGATGCCGCCGAGGCGCACGCGTCGCGGGCGTACCAGGAGGGACTGTCGAACTTCGACCCCGGGCTCCTCGTGCCCCACGGCTACGCGCTCGCGCTCGTGCACCTGTTCCGCGGCGACGACCACGCCCTGCGCGAGCACCTGGGGCCGCTGCTGTCGGCGGGCGTGACCGCGCTGACCGACACGCCGTACGAGATCGGCACGCTCGTGCTCGCCGCGCGGACGGCCGCGCGGGCCGGGCGCACCGCGGCCGCCCGCTCGCTGGCCGAGCAGGCGCAGGCCACGGGGCTGCCGATCGGACCGTACCCGGTCATGGTGGCGGCGCAGGCGACGGCGCACGCGCGCCTGATGGAGGGCGAGCCGGCGCCGCGTGTCGCCGACGAGCTGTGGAGCCACTTCGAGCAGCTGCTCGAGAAGCGCTACATCGCGGCCGCCGTGGTTGCCGGCATGCGCGCGATCGAGATCCACCCCGACGCGGCGCGCGCCGACGCGGTCGCGACCGCGGCGGAGGGGGCCGACAGCCGGCTGCTCACGCTCATCGGCCGCTAC
This genomic interval from Microbacterium sediminis contains the following:
- a CDS encoding helix-turn-helix transcriptional regulator, which produces MSLNTTVHDDLVDLALGYLRDGTSVSLRGVPGAGRTTLLGRIAAQLNAAGWKTLELHGNPALRDRPLEALAIAGLVPANSPQTRSAVAAAVDALLKSIEPRRTVVIVDDSDDLDAASIGAISSAITRTHTPLVSSASTTRRAPDLSLPALVRPGVRLNLSALVYDESAQLIEIVCRGPVDRATVALIHGRAGGLPGLVQAIADNARRHGLLRQRGGVWTAGPDLWTPQLARTVEPFLQGLSPEALDGLIKLSLVGAVDISVAHRLVAWDALEELDERGLLTFVSAAGTVSVGVYPPLVADFVRRERIGARRLRLVGEIAEALGQQQDGSPWTISADQRGIGIADLGPVSGDDESRRLADAVLNRVMAERQSSQVLVRRAEWEQHRDARTAVAYARALSYRGADLAELDRILDPATPGDVRDRATLAAWRAFVAAFGAHDLDDALAQLDRDDLAPWDGLLAAVGRHVRLFLDRVPDDTSDPLPDDPFLADAHRLTRGETLLALGRPREALSDLDAVGREGILAPSARVGRGLALVLAGDLDAAEAHASRAYQEGLSNFDPGLLVPHGYALALVHLFRGDDHALREHLGPLLSAGVTALTDTPYEIGTLVLAARTAARAGRTAAARSLAEQAQATGLPIGPYPVMVAAQATAHARLMEGEPAPRVADELWSHFEQLLEKRYIAAAVVAGMRAIEIHPDAARADAVATAAEGADSRLLTLIGRYVLALVSTDGSLQAATGEELLKAGLSGYGLALLAAGAHTLAGTDPDRAAEVLRQARRLAGKLGGEYPRVVDPVPPRSALTAREREVAELAAQGMSNQEAASTLMLSVRTVENHLHRAFQKLDVTSRSELGEALRNQG